A single window of Pseudoduganella plicata DNA harbors:
- the xapA gene encoding xanthosine phosphorylase → MLNNSPFQAAAIVRSRMPANFQPRCALILGSGLGVLAEQMTDSVSIGFDELPGFPISTVHGHAGQMVLGTLAGVQVVCLKGRGHFYEGYGLGVMTSAVRTLKLLGCEFVFVTNAAGSLRPEVDAGSLVALNDHINFLPGTPMIGPNDERFGPRFFSMANAYDADLRKLLQDTAAEQGITLHEGVYIAYAGPNFETPAEIRAFGRLGADVVGMSVVPEVVPARHCGLKVVGVSVITNLAEGLSPFPLSHEQTLKYAAIGAESLVKLIHAFMSNIAKTPAQA, encoded by the coding sequence ATGTTGAACAATTCCCCCTTCCAGGCAGCCGCCATCGTCCGCTCGCGCATGCCCGCGAACTTCCAGCCGCGCTGCGCGCTGATCCTGGGTTCCGGCCTGGGCGTGCTGGCCGAGCAGATGACGGACTCGGTGTCCATTGGCTTCGACGAGCTGCCGGGCTTCCCGATCAGCACCGTGCATGGCCATGCGGGCCAGATGGTTCTGGGCACGCTGGCCGGCGTGCAGGTGGTCTGCCTGAAGGGGCGCGGTCACTTCTACGAAGGCTATGGCCTGGGCGTCATGACGAGCGCCGTGCGCACGTTGAAGCTGTTGGGCTGCGAATTTGTCTTCGTGACGAATGCCGCCGGCTCGCTGCGTCCGGAAGTGGACGCCGGCTCGCTGGTGGCGCTGAACGACCATATCAACTTCCTGCCCGGCACGCCGATGATCGGCCCGAACGACGAGCGTTTCGGCCCGCGCTTCTTCAGCATGGCGAACGCGTATGACGCGGACCTGCGCAAGCTGCTGCAGGACACTGCCGCCGAGCAAGGTATCACCCTGCACGAAGGCGTCTACATCGCCTACGCCGGCCCGAACTTCGAAACGCCTGCGGAGATCCGCGCCTTTGGCCGCCTGGGCGCCGATGTTGTCGGCATGTCCGTCGTGCCCGAAGTCGTGCCGGCCCGCCACTGCGGCCTGAAGGTCGTGGGCGTGTCCGTCATCACCAACCTGGCCGAAGGGCTGTCGCCGTTCCCGCTGTCGCACGAGCAGACGCTGAAGTACGCCGCCATCGGCGCGGAAAGCCTGGTGAAGCTGATCCACGCGTTCATGTCCAACATCGCCAAGACGCCTGCACAGGCATAA
- a CDS encoding phosphopentomutase — translation MSRAFILLLDSFGLGATPDADKYGDAAANTFGSIAAWAAREGKPMALPNLEQLGLAAAAHTATGKWAEGFSLRDGFKGAYGVAREQSTGKDTQSGHWEIAGVPVLFDWGYFPKTVPSSPQELTDKLQELGKLPGFLGNCHASGTTIINELGDEHVATGKPILYTSADSVLQIAAHEEHFGLERLYEICEIAYELVKPYNIGRVIARPFTGANGDYKRTANRHDYAVPPPAPTLLDHVKDAGGEVIALGKISDIYAAKGVSRVVKGPDNMALFDALLKVQDEAGDKSLTFVNFVDFDMLFGHRRDVQGYSNALHELDARLPEFIAKLKDGDMVVVTADHGCDPTSPGSDHTREHIPMIFFGPAVQPRALGISETFSDIGQTLAHHLGVKPLSNGTNLL, via the coding sequence ATGTCACGCGCATTCATCCTCCTGCTCGACTCCTTCGGCCTTGGCGCCACGCCGGATGCCGATAAATACGGCGACGCCGCCGCCAACACCTTCGGCAGCATCGCCGCCTGGGCCGCCCGCGAAGGCAAGCCGATGGCGCTGCCGAACCTGGAACAACTGGGCCTGGCCGCCGCCGCCCACACAGCAACCGGCAAGTGGGCCGAGGGCTTCAGCCTGCGCGATGGTTTCAAGGGCGCCTATGGCGTCGCGCGCGAACAGTCCACCGGCAAGGACACCCAAAGCGGCCACTGGGAAATCGCCGGCGTGCCGGTGCTGTTCGACTGGGGCTACTTCCCGAAAACCGTGCCGTCGTCCCCGCAGGAGCTGACGGACAAACTGCAGGAACTGGGCAAGCTGCCCGGCTTCCTGGGCAACTGCCACGCCTCCGGCACGACGATCATCAACGAGCTGGGTGACGAGCACGTGGCCACCGGCAAGCCGATCCTGTACACGTCGGCCGATTCCGTGCTGCAGATCGCCGCACACGAGGAACACTTCGGCCTTGAGCGCCTGTACGAGATCTGCGAGATCGCCTATGAGCTGGTCAAGCCGTACAACATCGGCCGGGTGATCGCCCGTCCGTTCACGGGCGCCAACGGCGACTACAAGCGCACGGCCAACCGCCACGACTACGCCGTGCCGCCGCCGGCGCCAACCCTGCTGGACCACGTCAAGGACGCGGGCGGCGAAGTCATCGCACTGGGCAAGATCAGCGACATCTACGCCGCCAAGGGCGTATCGCGCGTCGTGAAAGGGCCGGACAACATGGCGCTGTTCGACGCGCTGCTGAAGGTGCAGGATGAAGCGGGCGACAAATCGCTGACGTTCGTGAACTTCGTCGACTTCGACATGCTGTTCGGCCACCGCCGCGACGTGCAGGGCTATTCGAATGCGCTGCACGAACTGGACGCGCGCCTGCCGGAATTCATCGCGAAGCTGAAGGACGGCGACATGGTCGTCGTCACGGCCGATCACGGCTGCGACCCGACGTCGCCCGGTTCGGACCACACGCGCGAGCATATCCCGATGATCTTCTTCGGCCCGGCAGTGCAGCCGCGCGCGCTCGGCATCTCCGAAACGTTCTCCGACATCGGCCAGACGCTGGCCCATCACCTGGGCGTGAAACCTCTTTCCAACGGAACCAACCTGTTATGA